A genomic window from Cricetulus griseus strain 17A/GY chromosome 4, alternate assembly CriGri-PICRH-1.0, whole genome shotgun sequence includes:
- the Znf316 gene encoding zinc finger protein 316 isoform X2, translating to MAALHTTPDSPATQPEPAEDGSECDADPEEEEEEEEKGREEAEVEEVAVATQVQEVEANSEHSADADSVEELLAEEQSLHVGTQGQLSNGGDVKSPVLQGKALQASRASPTVQNEDPEEEEEEEDDEHFLTQGLVTFEDVAVYFSVEEWERLDVEQRDLYREVMQENYGILVSLGYPIPKPDLIFHLEQGEEPWVPDSPHPEEGDIVTGVYTGAWFWNDDIEDHEEEDDEDFLAEMAEEENEPPGLWSAAYGVGDVPGTWGPDDSDLAQTPDGWGPNPVSLGILAEEVEAKHFLSGRGPGENFLAPWAFPAVAVPIGRPETTCDVCGKVFPHRSRLAKHQRYHAAVKPFGCEECGKGFVYRSHLAIHQRTHTGEKPFPCPDCGKRFVYKSHLVTHRRIHTGERPYRCAFCGAGFGRRSYLVTHQRTHTGERPYPCLHCGRSFSQSSALARHQAVHTADRPHCCPDCGQAFRLRADFQRHRRGGCTEPSGGDGVGMAPHELEMAVAAVATAEPEEMEPRPQETEESGTGVADGDAEAEAREDEVVVAAAAEATVSDSKKDLEPDRRFREMGNGLSGGEGPSSHPLGFHFPMHPKSWLHPDGFPLLGFPEFSERLQAHRRHLSGPLGAPLSLESSGLACDSFRSAGSGVGPDGGLRAFAPAVGSLLAEPAPAAVAEEESPWICSDCGKTFGRRAALAKHQRYHAGERPHRCADCGKSFVYGSHLARHRRTHTGERPFPCPECGARFARGSHLAAHVRGHTGEKPFVCGVCGAGFSRRAHLTAHGRAHTGERPYACGECGRRFGQSAALTRHQWAHAEEKPHRCPDCGKGFGHSSDFKRHRRTHTGEKPFRCADCGRGFAQRSNLAKHRRGHTGERPFPCPECGKRFSQRSVLVTHQRTHTGERPYACANCGRRFSQSSHLLTHMKTHRGQAGAQAQSTAAKAQAPTKVTPPPPPPPPPPGSASGSGTLLEFAGGTSFGSDPAAFAGPSGAYEESVL from the exons ATGGCCGCCCTTCACACTACTCCAGACTCCCCAGCTACTCAGCCAGAACCTGCAGAAGATGGGTCAGAATGTGATGCTGaccctgaggaggaggaggaggaggaggagaaggggagagaggaggcagaggtggaagaAGTAGCAGTGGCCACCCAGGTACAGGAGGTGGAGGCCAACTCAGAGCACAGTGCTGATGCTGACAGTGTGGAGGAGTTGCTGGCAGAGGAGCAGAGTCTACACGTGGGGACCCAGGGGCAGCTTAGCAATGGTGGTGATGTCAAGTCACCAGTTCTTCAAGGAAAAG CCCTGCAGGCCTCCCGGGCCTCTCCTACGGTTCAGAATGAAGATccggaggaagaggaggaagaggaagatgatgagCATTTTCTGACTCAG GGGCTGGTGACTTTTGAAGATGTGGCCGTGTACTTCTCTGTGGAGGAGTGGGAGAGGCTAGATGTGGAGCAGCGGGACCTCTACCGGGAAGTGATGCAGGAGAACTATGGGATCCTGGTCTCCTTGG GATACCCAATCCCTAAGCCAGATCTGATCTTCCACTTGGAACAAGGAGAAGAACCTTGGGTCCCAGACAGCCCCCATCCTGAGGAAGGAGACATTGTCACCGGCGTCTACACGG GAGCCTGGTTCTGGAATGATGACATAGAGGACCATGAGGAGGAAGATGACGAGGACTTCCTTGCTGAGATGGCGGAGGAGGAGAACGAGCCCCCAGGGCTGTGGTCTGCTGCCTATGGTGTGGGGGATGTGCCTGGGACTTGGGGTCCCGACGATTCAGATTTGGCGCAGACTCCAGATGGTTGGGGACCCAACCCAGTCAGCCTCGGGATCCTGGCCGAGGAGGTTGAAGCTAAACATTTCCTGTCCGGCCGGGGGCCTGGGGAGAACTTCCTGGCGCCCTGGGCATTTCCTGCAGTAGCTGTCCCCATCGGACGTCCGGAGACCACATGCGATGTGTGCGGCAAAGTGTTCCCCCACCGTTCGCGCCTGGCCAAGCACCAGCGTTACCATGCGGCCGTCAAGCCGTTCGGCTGCGAGGAGTGTGGCAAGGGCTTTGTGTACCGTTCGCACCTAGCCATCCACCAGCGCACTCACACCGGCGAAAAGCCCTTCCCGTGCCCGGACTGTGGCAAGCGCTTTGTCTACAAGTCGCACTTGGTCACGCACAGGCGCATCCACACGGGCGAGCGGCCCTACCGCTGCGCCTTCTGCGGCGCGGGCTTCGGACGGCGCTCCTACCTGGTAACCCACCAGCGCACGCACACGGGCGAGAGGCCCTACCCGTGCCTGCACTGCGGCCGGAGCTTCAGCCAGAGCTCAGCGCTCGCCCGCCACCAGGCTGTGCACACCGCCGACCGTCCTCACTGCTGCCCGGACTGCGGCCAGGCCTTCCGCCTGCGCGCTGACTTCCAGAGACACCGGCGCGGTGGCTGCACGGAACCCAGCGGCGGCGATGGCGTGGGGATGGCTCCCCACGAGCTGGAGATGGCAGTCGCAGCTGTAGCCACAGCAGAGCCAGAGGAAATGGAGCCCAGGCCCCAGGAGACCGAAGAGTCCGGGACTGGTGTGGCAGATGGAGACGCCGAGGCTGAAGCCAGAGAGGACGAGGTGGTGGTAGCTGCAGCGGCAGAGGCGACTGTCTCCGACAGCAAGAAGGACCTTGAGCCAGACAGGCGGTTCCGTGAGATGGGTAATGGCCTGAGCGGGGGCGAAGGGCCTTCCTCGCACCCGCTTGGTTTCCATTTTCCCATGCACCCCAAGTCTTGGCTGCATCCGGACGGTTTCCCCCTACTGGGGTTCCCCGAGTTCTCCGAACGGCTGCAGGCCCATAGgcgccatctctctggccctctggGCGCCCCGCTATCCCTGGAGAGCTCGGGGTTGGCTTGTGATTCCTTCCGCAGCGCGGGCTCCGGAGTCGGACCGGATGGTGGCCTGCGAGCGTTTGCTCCCGCCGTCGGGTCGCTGCTGGCCGAGCCCGCGCCCGCCGCAGTGGCGGAGGAGGAGAGCCCGTGGATCTGCTCCGACTGCGGCAAGACATTCGGGCGGCGCGCAGCGCTGGCCAAGCACCAGCGCTACCACGCGGGCGAACGGCCGCACCGCTGCGCCGACTGCGGCAAGAGCTTCGTGTACGGCTCGCATCTGGCGCGCCACCGGCGCACGCACACGGGCGAGCGGCCCTTCCCGTGCCCGGAGTGTGGCGCTCGCTTCGCCCGCGGCTCGCACCTGGCGGCGCACGTGCGCGGCCACACGGGCGAGAAGCCGTTCGTGTGCGGCGTGTGCGGGGCGGGCTTCAGCCGGCGCGCGCATCTCACGGCGCACGGGCGCGCGCACACGGGCGAGCGGCCCTACGCGTGCGGCGAGTGCGGCCGGCGCTTTGGCCAGAGCGCGGCGCTGACCCGGCACCAGTGGGCGCACGCCGAGGAGAAGCCGCACCGCTGCCCTGACTGCGGCAAGGGCTTCGGCCACAGCTCGGACTTCAAGCGGCACCGGCGCACGCACACGGGCGAGAAGCCTTTCCGCTGTGCCGACTGTGGCCGCGGCTTCGCGCAGCGCTCCAACCTCGCCAAACACCGGCGCGGCCACACCGGCGAGCGGCCCTTCCCCTGTCCCGAGTGCGGCAAGCGTTTCTCTCAGCGCTCTGTGCTCGTGACGCACCAGCGCACGCACACCGGGGAGCGGCCGTATGCATGTGCCAACTGCGGCAGACGCTTCTCGCAGAGCTCGCACCTGCTCACGCATATGAAGACACACCGCGGGCAGGCGGGCGCGCAGGCGCAGAGCACCGCTGCCAAGGCCCAGGCACCTACCAAGGTAACGCCGCCTCCGCCtccgccaccgccaccaccggGGTCGGCCTCCGGGTCCGGAACGCTACTCGAGTTCGCAGGCGGAACCAGCTTTGGCTCCGATCCCGCCGCGTTCGCCGGGCCCTCGGGCGCCTATGAGGAAAGTGTCCTGTGA